The Sulfurimonas hongkongensis DNA segment GTATCTTCTTTAAATAAAGTGGTACATTTTTAATCTGCAAATAAAGTGGTACATTTTTAATCTGCGTTACTGGTGTATTTTACCTCTGCGTTTGACAGTAAGTACTCCATGTGCTTCAGCTCCTCTTATTGCTATCATAACAGTTGCTGCAAATAGTGGATATATCTATGCTTATGGACTTATCTTAACATTTGCACTTGGTCACTCTATGTTACTTTTAGTGGCTGGAGTCTCTGTGGGCTTTACTCAAAGTATCACCTCAAATCAAGCAATTGCCAAAGCTTCAAACTATATCAACAAAGGTTTTGCTCTTATACTAATAGGCATAGGTGCTTATTTTATATGGCAAGCTTATTTACAATTTTAGGAGAAAAAAATGAAATTATTTATAGCAATATTGATGTTTTTTACTTTTGAGGCCTTTGCACAAGAGCATATGTTAAAAGAGAGTCAATACAAGTATGTTAAACAGAGCATAGGAAAGGGTAAGGCATATTTTTTAGAAGTTGGCTCAGATAGTTGTAATAGTTGTCAAATTATGAGTGGTATGCTTTATAAAATCACACAAAAACATCCTGAGTATAATATCCATTTTATAAATGTCAAAAAAGAGCGACAAGCTGCTTTTGACTTGAAAGTTAGAATGATACCGACTCAAATTATTTTTGATAAAAATGGTAAAGAGGTTTATAGAAATATTGGGGTGTTGAGTGCTTCAGAGCTTACTGGCTTATTTGATAAATTTAGTTTTTAAGAATATCCCCTTGAGTTATTTTTAAATGTAATCAGATCGTAATCAAGAGTCATTAAACTTTCAACATAAAAAATTTATGGAGAGAGAAATGACTTTTAGAAAAATATCAATGGGCTTAATTGCAGGTGCATTATTAACAACAGCTTTATCAGCAAGAGAGCAGGTCAAAATCGTAGGCTCTTCTACTGTTTATCCTTTTTCATCTTTGGTTGCTGAAGAGTTTGGTGTCATATCAAAATATCCTACCCCAGTTGTAGAATCAACAGGAACTGGCGGTGGTATGAAGCTCTTTTGTGCCGGAGTTGATTTAAACACTCCAGATATCTCAAACGCATCAAGAAGAATGAAAGCAAAAGAGTTCAAGATGTGTAAAAAAAATGGTGTAACTGACATTACAGAAGCACTCATTGGCTTTGATGGCATCGCCATTGCACAATCATCACAAGTAGAGAGTTTTAATATAACAAAAGAGCAACTAGCCCTAGCAGTTGCTGCGGAAGTCCCATCAGCAGATAAAAAATCTCTAATTCCAAATCCATATAAAAAATACTCTGAGATTGATGCATCTCTGCCAGAGAGAGAAATCATTGTCTACGGACCACCAAAATCCTCAGGAACAAGAGACTCTTTTGAAGAGTTGGTACTACAATCAATCTTTAAAAAAATGCCTGTCTATACAGACCTTTATAAAAAAGATGAAAAAGCAAATAAGAAGTATAAAAAATATTCAGTGATAAGAACTGATGGCGTCTATGTTGAGTCAGGTGAAAACGACAATCTAATTGTGCAAAAACTTACAAAAAATAGAGCTGCTATTGGTATCTTTGGATATTCGTTTTTAGAAGAAAACAGAGATAAAGTTGTAGGACTTAGTGTCGATAACACACTTCCAACAGCAAAGACTATCTCTTTGGGGACATATCCAATTGCAAGATCCATGTACTTTTACATCAAAAACGACCATTCAAAAGATGTACCTGCTTTAAAAGAGTATACAAAACTCTTTATGTCTAAAAAAATGATAGCAGATGATGGGATTTTAACTGAACTCGGACTCATCCCTTTGGCACAAGATATAAGAGATGAAGCTAGAAACAAAGTTTTGAGTAGCCAAAAGCTAACTCTAGAAGAGTTAAAAAAATAAGAGAAAAGTATTGAGCACTTTTAAATCAAGAAACAAACAAAGAGAGTTACAGGAAAAACTAATTAAGTTAGCTTTAATTAGTGCTGCGATTATCTCCATCTTAACTACTTTTGGGATTCTTTTTTCGATTGTTTTTGAAGCTATAGAGTTTTTTAAGCTCAGAAGCTTTTGGTACTTTATTACAGGAACCATTTGGAGCCCTGGAGTTGAGGGAAGTCAATTTGGTGCTTTAGCAATTTTTACAGGTACCTTTGTTATCACAATTATCGCACTTAGTGTTGCTGTTCCTATTGGTCTTGGAAGTGCTATATATATGAGTGAATATGCCAGCTCTTCGCTAAGAGACTATCTAAAACCAGTTCTTGAGATACTAGCAGGAATTCCAACAGTTGTATATGGGTTTTTTGCAGCGATTACAGTTGCACCTTTAGTGGTACAAATAGCTGGGTTTTTAGGATTAGAAGCTACTTTTAACTCGGCTCTTGCATCTGGTGTTGTGATGGGGATTATGATTATCCCTGTTATTTCATCTTTGAGTGATGATGTGATTCGTGCAGTTCCTGCTTCTCAGAGAAGGGCTGCCTCTGCTCTTGGGATGACACAAGCAGAAGTGATAAAAAACATAGTTTTGCCATCAGCCATGCCTGGAATCATATCAGCTTCGCTTTTAGGTCTCTCAAAAGCTTTGGGAGAGACGATGATAGTTGTGATGGCAGCGGGACTTCGTCCAAACCTTTCAATCAATCCTCTAGAAGACATGACAACAGTTACTGTAACCATTGTAAATTCACTAGTGGGAGATTTTGAGTTTAACTCTCCTGAGACTCTCTCAGCGTTCGCACTAGGACTAATGCTTTTTATTGTTACTTTGATTCTAAATATGATTTCACTCTCTCTTATAAGAGCGTTTAAAGAAAAATATAAAGTGAACACATTATGAGAAAAAAACAGAAGACCAAACAGCACAATCCATTTTATGATTCAACATTAAAAGCACGACATACAAGTGCAAAAAGATTTAAAAAGTTTACTCTAACTTCTTTGATTTTTTCTATTGCATTTTTAATATTTTTCCTTTTTGATATTGTAGGAAAAGGTATCCCAGCTTTTAGTGTGGCTTATATAAAAATCGATGTCGCTTACAATGAAAAGTCAGTTGAGGACAGTAGGCTTGCAGTTGAGAAAAAATATAGAAAAATAGTATCAAGAGCATGGCTTAGAGAGATTCCAAATCAAGTACGGCAAAATCCACAGCTAATGAACACTATACAGAGTATTTGGGTTTTAGCTGATGACCAAGTTGATCAGTACTTAAAAGGACATCACCATAAATTAAAAGATAAAAACAGAGTGATTGTTGATGAGCTATATGCACAAAACTTGATTCAAAGAAAGTTCAACACTGTTTTTTTTACAAATGGCGACTCCAAAATTCCTGAGTATGCAGGGTTTTTCTCGGCAATGGTAGGTTCAGTTTTGACTTTAATAATTACGATGCTTGTTGCCTTTCCTATTGGAGTTATGACAGCCATCTACCTTGAAGAGTTTGCAGATGATAATAAACTCACTAGATTTATAGAGATAAACATCAATAATCTCGCAGCAATTCCTTCCATACTTTTTGGTCTTTTAGGTCTTGCTATATTTATAAATCTATTTGGGATGCCAAGAAGCTCGCCACTTGTTGGAGGATTGACTCTCGCACTTATGACTCTACCTATTATAATCGTTAGCTCAAGAGCAGCTCTAAGAGCCGTTCCTGATAGCATCAGGCAAGCTGGATATGGCTTAGGACTTAACAAGATTCAAGTTACAAAAGACCATGTTTTACCACTTGCATTTCCTGGAGTTTTAACGGGTTCTATTATCGGTTTAGCACAAGCTATGGGAGAGACTGCTCCTCTTATTATTATAGGCATGATAGCTTTTATCCCAGATGCTCCAACTATGGTGACCGAGGCGGCAACTGTTATGCCCGCACAACTCTTTACTTGGGCAGGAATGCCAGAGGGAATGTATATAGAAAAAACTGCTGCGGGAATTATGGTTTTGCTAAGTATACTAATCTCACTAAATATAGTTGCAATTTATTTGCGAAAAAAATTAGAAGTTAAACTATAAAGAGGAATAAAATGAAAGAAAACACAAGTAAAATTAATATCAAAAATTTAAACCTATTTTATGGGGATAATCAAGCTCTTTATAATATAAATGCTTCTCTTTATAAAAACAAAATTACAGCACTCATAGGACCATCAGGATGTGGAAAATCTACATTTTTAAGATGCATAAATAGGATGAATGAGCTTATACCAATAGTAAAAACTGATGGTTCTATCACTATAGATGGTAAAAATATTTATGATAAAGATGTGGATGAGGTAAGTGTTAGAAAAAAGATAGGAATGGTTTTTCAACAACCAAATCCATTTGCTAAATCCATCTATGACAATGTGGCTTATGCTCCTCTAAAGCATGGCATAGTAAAAAAAGGAAGAGAGTGCGATGAGTTAGTTGAGAGTTCACTAAAAAAATCTGGGTTATGGGATGAGGTAAAAGATAAACTCAAAACTCCTGGAACTTCACTCTCAGGAGGGCAACAGCAAAGGCTCTGCATCGCTAGAACGATTGCAATTAGTCCAGAAGTTATCTTAATGGACGAACCGACTTCGGCACTTGACCCAATTAGTACACAAAAGATAGAAGCTTTAATGCTTGAGTTAAAAAAGGATTACACAATTGTAATTGTTACTCACAACATGCAGCAAGCTGCGCGCGTAGCAGACTATACAGCATTTTTTCACTTAGGAGAGCTCATCGAATATGATGAGACAGAGACTATTTTTATAAATCCACACAATAAAAAAACAGAAGATTATATTACAGGGAGATTTGGATGATGTTAAAAACGTATAAGGAAAAATTGAAAAATATAGAAGATGAAATCTTCAGAGTTGCAACTGATGTTGTTGAATCATTGGAGGTATGCTTAAAGGCATTAAAAGAAGAGAATATTAATGATTTGAAAAATATAGAAATAACTGAAAAAAAGTTGCAAGTCAAATCAAATGAAATTGATAATTTAATAGTAAACACTCTAGCTCTGTATTCACCAGAAGCAAAAGACTTGAGACAGCTTGTTGCTTTTTTAAAGATTACAAATGAATTAGTTAGAACTGGCTCAAACGCAAAAGATTTTGCAAAAAAATTTAAAAAATCTTATAGTGATGATTTAAATACAAAGATGATTTTAGAGTATGCCATTCCCTTACTCAAGTCTGCTCTATTGTCTCTGCAAACGTCTATTTCAATTATAGATGAAGTAGATGCAAAGCATATAGAAGAGAAATATCATAGAGTGATTGTTGAGGAGAGTAAAACTGATGATTTGTACTTAATGATTGAGAAAAATATTTTAAAGCTTATCTCACAAAATCTTGATTTATCAAAAGAGTATTTTGATATGTTAAGTGCACTAAGAAGACTTGAAAAGATAGCCGATAGAGCAGTATCAATAGCAAAATTACTGCAGTTTGCCCAAGTTGGAGGAGATATCGTACAATCATAGTTGTATTTAATACCTAGATATGAATAAAGCAATAAAGAAAATAAAAAAATACTTTAGCACAAATTTTGAAGTCTTAGCAGCAACTCTTATCTTTTTGATAATAATAGCAATGGGAGTTGAATTTTATAAGGCAATTATTCTTATGCTAGAGTTTATTGTTATTATGGAGATTGTAAAAATGGTCTCTGATTTTATAAAAAAAGAGACTCTGCGACTTCGATTTGTGATTGATATTTTTATTATATTTCTAATTAGAGATGTCATCATTTTAAGTACAGATAAAAATAGAGATTACTTTGATATAGTATTTTTACTATTTGTTATCTCTATATTTTTTATTTTTAGAATTCTTGCTATTAAGTTTTCACCAGGAGTTATAAGCTTATCTAAAAAAAAGCGTAGCAAACATGATGCTAACAAAGTGAGTAAAAAAGTTTTAAGTACAAATGATGATGGAAGAGAGCAGTCTTAGAAATAAAGCATTTTTAAGATGGCTGTAGTTGTGCATTTTTTGGAACCTCGAACTTGTTCGGGGCTTTTAGGCTTAAAAGTAACACTAGCCTCGAACAAGTTCGAGGTTCCGACGAGGGGCTCAGACAAGTTTTGCCCAGTTGGTGGAAGTGAAAAGCTAGATTAGATTATCAGTGAGCTTAGAGAACCTATGAGTCCACCAAAAACGCCTCCCCAAACAACTAGCCAATCAAGGTGCTCTTTGATTAGTTTTTGAACTATCTCTTTTACTATTTGTGGTGTTAGCTCATCTAGTCTGGCATCTATGACTTGCTCTATTGAGATTAACATATCATCACTTAGGCTGGAATTTTGCATATGGTTTTGAAGTGTTTGATTAAAGGCATCAGATGCTACTATTTTAGAGACTGCACTTTGCATCTTGCTTGAGAATGGTTCACGAAGAGATTCAAGTGCTTTTTCTCCTCCAAACATTCCAAGCATACCGCCAAAAGATGACTCCATTACTGTTTTAGAAAGAGCGTCAAAGGCTAGGGAAAAATCTGTCTCTTTGATGATAGGCTCTAAATTTATCTTTTTTTCTTCATTTTTAAAGAAGCTATTTAGCTGCTCTTTTGTGAAAAACTCACTCATCATAAGCTCTTTTATAGAGGTTTTAAAAGCTTCAAATCTTGCGGGAATAACACCAGAGCCATAAAGAAATGGAACTCTCTCAAAAAGCATGTGGATAGCTAGTTGATTTGTTATCGCTCCTGAGAGAGCAAAAAGAGAGGTTAAAAGAAGTAGCGAGCTATATTTATCAGCTACTACAAAAGATAAAACTGCTAAAATCACGGCTATAAAATGAGTTAAAAAACTTTTACTAATCTTCAATATTTCTCCTTTAATTGTAAAAGTGGAATTATACTAAAAATGAGATTAGTTATAGGTTTTAGCTAAAAAATAGTAGATATGGGGTTTCATGTACACATTTATACAAAAACTAAACCGAGCTGAGGCGAGATTTTTAGCTCAAGTTATCTCACAAGTCGAGATAAGCGATGCTAAGTTTAAATGTTATATCATCAACAAAAGAGACTTTACATCTAAGCTTGATTTTGGTGAGTTTTTATCTAAGACTTTAGAAGTAAAAGAAAAAGACTCTGTTTTTTTTACAAGCTATTTTACAACTCTAGAAGTACAAAATGATTTTTACCGAGTTTTTATCTCAGAGAAGTTAAAGCCATACTTTGCAAATTTAAATAAAAACTATGATGTTGACTCACTTGAAGCTCTTTTTGCCCAAGAAGATAAAAATGCAATAGTTAAAAAAACAAAAACAGTAGATGCAAATAGTGATGAATTTAACTTAAAAATTAAAAGAGTTGTAGCCTTTTTTGACCAAGAGAGAAAAAAACTTCAAAGAAATTTTATAAGAAAAGAGTATAGAAATATGGACGCAGAGTATATGTTAAGACTGCATCTAAAGGAGACAAACAGAACTCCGGAGATGTTTTACGATGCCATTAGATGGCTTTTTTCTAACAACCCAAAAGCAGCATTTCATAGAGACTATATCATGAATATAGCAAAACTTATAGAGCATTACAACACACTAGAGCATCAAGCGATGCACTCAAAAGAAGCTCTAGAGTTTAATGAAGAGGCTCAAACATGGGCAAATATCTATAAAAAGCAGGGTATGGATGACGCTGAGATTATAGAAAAATTAAGAGAAGCTGGATTTATAAAATGAGTATAAAAGAAGCAAAACTAATAGTAAATGAGTACGATTTAAGCACAGATGAGAGTAGTTTTGAGATAGTACTAGAAGCTCTAGAGAAGTTTGGTTCAGCTAGAGCGGTACTGCTTGAGGGTTTAAAACCACAATATAAGTACTTAAAAAAAATCTCAAAACTCTTAGCAATGTTAGATGAAAAACCACAAAGTGATGTAGAAGCCCAAAAGATAAGCTCTTTGATGTATGAAATCTATACAACAGTCTCAAATGACTCCAAAAGCACAGGTGAAGATATAAGAGAGTTGATGGCGGCAATTAATGTGCGAAAAACTTTTAATCCCTCTGATAAAGAGCTTTGGGTTATGAACTATCTTGGCGGTAGAGAGTTTATACTAAACATCACATATCAAGAGCCAAATGCGTTAGAGAGAAAGATAAAAGAGGCGATAAATAAGTATGATAATCTAGCAGATACACCAAGACAAGAGACTATACAAAACAAAAGTATTAATGATTTAGCTATACAACGATACTAAAATAAACAGGAATATAAGATGAAACAAGAGAGTTATGAACTTTTTAAAAGTGCCACAGTTGATGAGATAACAGCCTATCTTGCAAACGAGTTAAAAACAAAAAATGAGCCTGATTTTTGGGCTAGTAGAGTTGTACCATTTAGTGACGCAATACTTAGTGTACTTGTAGTTTTAAGAGATGAGAAAAAACTCTTCAGCCCTGAGGGCGAAATGGTTGAGGAGCTAACTCCAGAACTTTTTTTTAGATGGAGTGACTTTGTAAGTTTGAAATCTCTTGCTTTTAAAATTCAAAGAACAAACAGGGCTACAGATGAGAGTAAAACGGAGATAGACTTAAGTAAACTCGCATCTTATCTGAGTGCTAATAATGTAAACTTAGAAAATGAGCAACTAGATTTTCCTATACCAACTTATAATTTGCATCAAGGTGTTAGTAACGTCATAAAGTCACTTTTGTAAAATAATGATAAATTTTATACGATACTTTATACAAAACAAGCGACTAAACTATATGTTGCTTGTTTTTTTGATAATTATGGGAATCAATGCTTATATAAATATCCCAAAAGAGATTTTTCCAAATGTAGAACTTGACCAGATAAGTGTTCGTGGTTCCTATAGTGGTGCTAGTGCCAGTGTTATGGATAAGATGGCAGTCCGGGATATTGAAGAAGAACTTAGCAATATAAATGGGATTGATAAAACAGAAACTGTTATAACCCCTGGTGCTTTTGTAATCATTCTAACACTCAATGAAAATACGAATAAAGTAAACTTGTTATCCCGCGTAAAAGACTCCATAACTTCAATAAGGCAGTATTTGCCATCAGATATGAATGAGCCAGTAGCTAGACTATTAGAGAGGTCTAGATCTCTTATAAACCTCTCCCTATCCTCAGACAGCGTTACAAAAGGCGAGCTAACCGAGATAGCTAAAGAGATAAAGATAAAAATTTCTCGGATGAAGCATATTAGTGAGATACTTATTCGAGGAGACTCAAAAGAAGAGATATCTATAAGTATAAACTCTGAAGCTCTTTTGGCTTATGATTTAAGGCACGCTAGTGTTTTAGAGGCTATCTCAAACCTATCTTACACCTTTCCCATTGGAGATATAGAACAAAGAGGGAACTTTGTTTATATCTCAACCGTGCACGGAAAAGCAGATATAAATGAATGGCAAGAGAGCATTTTAAATATCGACTCAAAGTATATAAAACTTGGCGATATCGCAAAGGTAGCTATTGAGTATCCACAAACTGAAACATTGGCATCTTTTAACAATAAGCAGACTCTAAATCTAGTTATCTCAAAAGAAGAGGAGGGCAACTCTATAGCTCTCTCAAAAGAGCTAAGAGAGTATGCTAAAACATTGCAAAAGCAATATCCTGAGATCACATTTAACTTCTTTAGGGACTCTTCTAAAGTTGTAAAAGAGAGATTAAACACTGTTATATCAAACTTGATGCTAGGGCTTTGTTTGGTTTTTATCTCTATGTGGGTACTTATAAACATAAGAGTAGCTATTGTTGTGGCCATGGGTATTCCTTTCTCCTTTATCATCGGACTTCTTTTTATCTACCATATGGGTTACTCTATAAATATCGTCTCACTTTTAGGTGCTTTGATAGTTATCGGTATAGTGGTTGATGATGCTATTGTAGTTGGTGAAAATATTCAAAGACATATAGACGAGGGTATGGACAATTATGAAGCGTCTATCTTAGGCGTAAAAGAGATGTTACTACCTGTTACACTAGCAACTATATCTACAGTAATGGCATTTTTACCTATTTTTATGTTGCATGGAGAAATTGCTCTGTTTTTTGTGCTTATCCCTATAGTTGTTATAATGATTTTGTTAGGTTCACTTATAGAGAGTTTTTTCTTTTTGCCTCTTCACGCTCAAGAGATACTTAGAAAAAGTAATAATTTTTTAGACTGGACGCCTTTTCAAAACCTCTATGCTAGAGTCTTGTCTTACTTTATAGAGTATAAAAAAACCTTTTTAACTCTTTTTCTAATCATAATTCCCTTAGCTACATATCTTACTGCAAGCTCAATGAGATTTCAGTTTTTTCCAAACTTTGATGGGAACAATCTCTACATATCTGGAAAGATGGATATAAATACACCTCTTGAAGATACTTATAAAATTGCAAAAGAGATACAAGAGACTCTTCTTCTTCACTCTGATGAGTTTGCCCTCAAAGCAATCTCATCAACTACTGGATATAGAAGAAGTTTATCTGGAGATACTCAAAGAAATAACAGCGTCTTTTACATAACTATGGAACTTTACGATAGAGAGGATACTGACTGGATAAACAAGTATGTAAATCCTGTTTTAAACTTTAGTTTTGACTTTAACAACCCTGATAAAAGAAGGCAAAAACAAACTTTTGAACTCTCACCTCGTGCTAAAGAACTAGTAATGCCATTTAAAGAGAAGTACAATATGGTAGAACTTGGAGTTATGGAAGATAAAGCGGGGCTTATAAGAAGTGATATACAGATAAATCTCTCTGGAAGTAATGATGCAAAACTTGAAGCAGCGATAAGAAAGCTTGAGAGGGAGATATCGACACTTGAGGGCATCAAAAACTATAGCAACAATATCAAATACGGAAAGATGGAGTATAAAATCAAGATAAACTCTTATGGAGAGAGTTTAGGCCAAAGTGAAGCGTCAATTGCCAGAGTTTTAAGCACTTACTTTTTAGAAAAAAAACAGGCCACAACATTTAATGAACGCGGAGTTATGGAGATAAAAACTAAGGATGCAAATAAAGACGATATTCAAAGACTTCTTGACTTTAGTGTAGCCATAGGCGATGGTAGATTTGTAAAACTAACAGATATAGCGAGCATTGTTGAGGTTAGAGATTATGAAAAGATTGACAAACTAAATGGCAACATAGTAAAAACTCTTTTTGCTAGTGTAGATAAGCGAATAATCACTCCAACAGAGATATTGGATAAACTGCAAGATACCATAGATGAGATAAGTGACTCTGGCATAGAAGTTGAACTTTTAGGGGAAAAAGAGAAGAAAAACGAGATGGGAGCTGATATGAAATCAGCTGTGGGTTTAGCGATGTTTTTAATCTTTTTAACTCTTTTACTGATTTTCTCAAAAATAAAATATGTACTTATGGTTATGAGTGTTATTCCTCTGTCTATCTTGGGAGCACTAGTTGGGCATAAACTCTTAGGTATAAACATCACGATGCCAACTATTATAGGCTTGTTAGGACTCGCTGGAGTTGTTATAAATGATGGCATCATTATGCTAGATTTTTTACATGGAACTCGTAAAGCAGAGGAGTTTTTTAAGCGCGCTAAGCAAAGACTTCGCCCTATTGTTATAACTTCTGTAACAACATTTTTAGGTCTTTTTTCTTTGATATTTTACGCAAGTGGTCAAGCAGTTATTCTTCAACCTATCGCTGTCTCTATAGGTTTTGGACTTATGTGGGGAACTTTTTTAAATCTAATGTATCTGCCAACACTTTATGCTTTGGTCAACAAGATAGAACCTATCTCAAAAATAAAAGATACAAAACACCCCATAACAAAAATACAAAAAGCCCAATAGCACCAAAGACTACAATGATTCTGATACTAAAATGAAAAAGAAATTTTAAAAAGCCCATTATCTGTCATATGGAACTGTTGGTAAATTTTTAGCTTTTAAAAACATCATCCCTCCTAGTAGGTTGATAACATCATAACCCAACTCTTTGGATAAAAAATCTCCAACAATCCTAGTTCTACTTCCGACTCTACAAATGATAGCAAAAGGCTTTTTTGTATCAACTTTTTTATTTAAATCATCTAAAAAAGCTTTTACATTGTAATCACCTCTCTCATTGAAAAACATGATAGGGATAGCACCTTTTGCAAGTCCAGTTTCTCTCCACTCATCAGGCGTTCTGATATCAATAATGGGGATTTTAGAGTTAAATATCTTTTGTGATGGGTACTCGTGTATGAGTTCTCCAAAGAGTGAGGCAGTTAAGATAAGCAGTAAAAGAAGAGTTTTGTTCAAGTTTTCTCCAGTGAGTAGAAATTAATTGTATAATTATAACAAGCATAAATAAATATTAGGTAGAGTATGTCAGCATCTAAAAAAACTATAGAAAATTCAAATAGACTAAGATATATAAGAGCTTTGGAGCGGTTTCATAAAAGTATCATCTCTTACTTGTCAAACACAAAAGAGCTAACTCATGAGGGTTTTAATAAAAAAATAGATAACGCTTCAAAAATCTTAAAGCGAGTCCAAGTTATAGATCTTTATAAAGGTGATTTACAAGATTTGCAAAAGTTAGTAACAAAAATTATCTCATACAAAGATACTCAAAGAGAGATGGATGAGATAAAAAGTGAGATACTCTACAGTTCAAATCAACTAGACAAAAATAAAAATGCCAGAAGATATAAAAAAGACAAACATATAAATTCTAAGTATGATGAGTGGGAATAGATTAAGACACCACAAGCATTGTATCTAGTAAACTATACCTTTATCTCTGTGAATAAATATCCACTTTAAGAGAGTAAATATTTTTTTTCTTTTGAAATACTCTAAAACTTTAAGCTTAGTCATAAGAAATCCTCTATCATTTTGCAGATAAATTATAACATACATCCAAAGCTAGAAATTTCCTATATATGGAATCTTCCTTGTTCTACTCCTTCTAAATCGGAATGCATGTTATGAGTAATGAACTGGTTATGTGTTCTTTAGATTATCTAACTTGTTCGAGGCTAATCCTACCTTCAAACCTAAAAGCCCTAAGCAAGTTTGAGGTTTGGAGTAACTTCATAAGATTATTATAAGCATAAAAAACTATGTTATAATTATGGCAAATAGTAACATATTTTTAGGAGTGTAAAATGACAGGTTCAAATAAAACTGTTGAAAAAGTTACCTTTAATATACCATCAGAATTAAAAAAAGATGTAGTTAAGTTAAAGGAAGAGCTTAAAGTATCGCTAAACACTATATATAAAAATGCCATAACAG contains these protein-coding regions:
- a CDS encoding cytochrome c biogenesis protein CcdA yields the protein MTVSTPCASAPLIAIITVAANSGYIYAYGLILTFALGHSMLLLVAGVSVGFTQSITSNQAIAKASNYINKGFALILIGIGAYFIWQAYLQF
- a CDS encoding TlpA family protein disulfide reductase — its product is MKLFIAILMFFTFEAFAQEHMLKESQYKYVKQSIGKGKAYFLEVGSDSCNSCQIMSGMLYKITQKHPEYNIHFINVKKERQAAFDLKVRMIPTQIIFDKNGKEVYRNIGVLSASELTGLFDKFSF
- a CDS encoding substrate-binding domain-containing protein; this encodes MTFRKISMGLIAGALLTTALSAREQVKIVGSSTVYPFSSLVAEEFGVISKYPTPVVESTGTGGGMKLFCAGVDLNTPDISNASRRMKAKEFKMCKKNGVTDITEALIGFDGIAIAQSSQVESFNITKEQLALAVAAEVPSADKKSLIPNPYKKYSEIDASLPEREIIVYGPPKSSGTRDSFEELVLQSIFKKMPVYTDLYKKDEKANKKYKKYSVIRTDGVYVESGENDNLIVQKLTKNRAAIGIFGYSFLEENRDKVVGLSVDNTLPTAKTISLGTYPIARSMYFYIKNDHSKDVPALKEYTKLFMSKKMIADDGILTELGLIPLAQDIRDEARNKVLSSQKLTLEELKK
- the pstC gene encoding phosphate ABC transporter permease subunit PstC, producing the protein MSTFKSRNKQRELQEKLIKLALISAAIISILTTFGILFSIVFEAIEFFKLRSFWYFITGTIWSPGVEGSQFGALAIFTGTFVITIIALSVAVPIGLGSAIYMSEYASSSLRDYLKPVLEILAGIPTVVYGFFAAITVAPLVVQIAGFLGLEATFNSALASGVVMGIMIIPVISSLSDDVIRAVPASQRRAASALGMTQAEVIKNIVLPSAMPGIISASLLGLSKALGETMIVVMAAGLRPNLSINPLEDMTTVTVTIVNSLVGDFEFNSPETLSAFALGLMLFIVTLILNMISLSLIRAFKEKYKVNTL
- the pstA gene encoding phosphate ABC transporter permease PstA — its product is MRKKQKTKQHNPFYDSTLKARHTSAKRFKKFTLTSLIFSIAFLIFFLFDIVGKGIPAFSVAYIKIDVAYNEKSVEDSRLAVEKKYRKIVSRAWLREIPNQVRQNPQLMNTIQSIWVLADDQVDQYLKGHHHKLKDKNRVIVDELYAQNLIQRKFNTVFFTNGDSKIPEYAGFFSAMVGSVLTLIITMLVAFPIGVMTAIYLEEFADDNKLTRFIEININNLAAIPSILFGLLGLAIFINLFGMPRSSPLVGGLTLALMTLPIIIVSSRAALRAVPDSIRQAGYGLGLNKIQVTKDHVLPLAFPGVLTGSIIGLAQAMGETAPLIIIGMIAFIPDAPTMVTEAATVMPAQLFTWAGMPEGMYIEKTAAGIMVLLSILISLNIVAIYLRKKLEVKL
- the pstB gene encoding phosphate ABC transporter ATP-binding protein PstB; translated protein: MKENTSKINIKNLNLFYGDNQALYNINASLYKNKITALIGPSGCGKSTFLRCINRMNELIPIVKTDGSITIDGKNIYDKDVDEVSVRKKIGMVFQQPNPFAKSIYDNVAYAPLKHGIVKKGRECDELVESSLKKSGLWDEVKDKLKTPGTSLSGGQQQRLCIARTIAISPEVILMDEPTSALDPISTQKIEALMLELKKDYTIVIVTHNMQQAARVADYTAFFHLGELIEYDETETIFINPHNKKTEDYITGRFG
- a CDS encoding phosphate signaling complex PhoU family protein, with translation MMLKTYKEKLKNIEDEIFRVATDVVESLEVCLKALKEENINDLKNIEITEKKLQVKSNEIDNLIVNTLALYSPEAKDLRQLVAFLKITNELVRTGSNAKDFAKKFKKSYSDDLNTKMILEYAIPLLKSALLSLQTSISIIDEVDAKHIEEKYHRVIVEESKTDDLYLMIEKNILKLISQNLDLSKEYFDMLSALRRLEKIADRAVSIAKLLQFAQVGGDIVQS
- a CDS encoding phosphate-starvation-inducible PsiE family protein; the encoded protein is MNKAIKKIKKYFSTNFEVLAATLIFLIIIAMGVEFYKAIILMLEFIVIMEIVKMVSDFIKKETLRLRFVIDIFIIFLIRDVIILSTDKNRDYFDIVFLLFVISIFFIFRILAIKFSPGVISLSKKKRSKHDANKVSKKVLSTNDDGREQS